A region of Streptomyces halobius DNA encodes the following proteins:
- a CDS encoding saccharopine dehydrogenase family protein, with amino-acid sequence MRRQDTSGRAHDLVLYGATGFAGVLTAEYLARHVPKGCRWALAGRSTAKLERLRDRLATFDPACANLPLLRADSGDPDSLRALAADTRVLATTVGPYLTHGEPLVAACAAAGTDYADLTGEPEFVDRMYLRHHATARASGARLVHACGFDSVPHDLGVLFTVGLLPEGVPLRVDGFVRSNAAFSGGTLASTLTAVSRPVAMARTARERQRAERLLERTPGRTVRASLGPPLRSGEARAWGVPLPTIDPQIIARSAAALDRYGPDFRYRHYAGVRWLPVAVGGALGAGAFCALAQVPAARRWLSGRLEPGEGPSPERRAKSWFTVRFVATGGGQRAITEVSGGDPGYDETAKMLAESALSLAFDDLPETAGQVTSAVAMGDALTARLQKAGITFRVIRG; translated from the coding sequence ATGCGACGGCAGGACACCTCCGGGCGGGCCCATGACCTCGTCCTTTACGGCGCCACCGGTTTCGCCGGGGTGCTCACCGCGGAATATCTGGCCAGGCATGTGCCCAAGGGCTGCCGCTGGGCGCTGGCCGGGCGCAGCACCGCGAAGCTGGAGCGGCTGCGCGACCGGCTGGCCACCTTCGATCCGGCCTGCGCCAACCTGCCCCTCCTGCGTGCCGACAGCGGCGACCCGGATTCGCTGCGCGCGCTCGCCGCCGACACCCGGGTGCTGGCCACGACCGTCGGCCCCTATCTCACCCACGGGGAGCCGCTGGTCGCCGCCTGCGCCGCGGCCGGCACGGACTATGCCGATCTGACCGGCGAGCCGGAATTCGTCGACCGGATGTATCTGCGGCACCATGCGACGGCCCGCGCCTCGGGCGCACGCCTCGTGCACGCCTGCGGTTTTGACTCCGTCCCGCATGATCTGGGTGTGCTCTTCACGGTGGGGCTCCTCCCGGAGGGCGTGCCGCTGCGCGTCGACGGCTTCGTCCGGTCCAACGCTGCCTTCTCCGGCGGCACCCTGGCGTCCACGCTGACCGCCGTCTCACGTCCGGTGGCCATGGCGCGGACCGCCCGCGAGCGGCAGCGGGCGGAACGGCTCCTGGAGCGCACGCCCGGCCGTACGGTGCGGGCGTCGCTCGGCCCGCCCCTCAGGAGCGGCGAGGCCCGCGCCTGGGGTGTGCCGCTGCCGACCATCGACCCGCAGATCATCGCCCGCTCGGCAGCCGCGCTCGACCGCTACGGGCCCGACTTCCGCTACCGCCACTACGCGGGGGTGCGGTGGCTGCCGGTGGCCGTGGGCGGGGCCCTGGGCGCCGGGGCGTTCTGCGCGCTCGCTCAGGTGCCGGCCGCGCGGCGGTGGTTGTCGGGGCGCCTGGAACCGGGCGAGGGACCGAGCCCGGAGCGGCGGGCGAAGAGCTGGTTCACGGTGCGTTTCGTGGCCACCGGCGGCGGCCAACGGGCGATCACGGAGGTCTCGGGCGGCGATCCCGGCTATGACGAGACCGCGAAGATGCTCGCCGAGTCGGCGCTGAGCCTGGCCTTCGACGACCTGCCGGAGACGGCGGGCCAGGTGACGTCGGCGGTCGCCATGGGGGACGCGCTGACGGCACGTCTCCAGAAGGCGGGCATCACTTTCCGCGTCATCCGGGGGTGA
- a CDS encoding acetyl-CoA C-acetyltransferase, whose protein sequence is MSTEAYVYDAIRTPRGRGKANGALHGTKPIDLVVGLLHEVRRRFPGLDPAAIDDIVLGVVGPVGDQGSDIARIAAIAAGLPDTVAGVQENRFCASGLEAVNMAAAKVRSGWEDLVLAGGVESMSRVPMASDGGAWFADPMTNFDTGFVPQGIGADLIATIEGYGRRDVDEFAALSQERAAAAWKDGRFERSVVPVKDRNGLTILDHDEHMRPGTTADSLAKLKPSFKDVGDLGGFDAVALQKYHWVEQIDHVHHAGNSSGIVDGAALVAIGSKEVGERYGLTPRARILSAAVSGSEPTIMLTGPAPASRKALAKAGLTIDDIDLVEINEAFAAVVLRFVKDMGLSLDKVNVNGGAIALGHPLGATGAMILGTLVDELERQDKRYGLATLCVGGGMGVATVIERL, encoded by the coding sequence TTGAGTACCGAAGCGTACGTATACGACGCGATCCGCACCCCGCGCGGCCGCGGCAAGGCCAATGGCGCACTGCACGGCACCAAGCCGATCGACCTGGTCGTCGGCCTCCTCCACGAGGTGCGCCGGCGCTTCCCCGGCCTGGATCCGGCGGCGATCGACGACATCGTCCTCGGCGTCGTCGGGCCGGTCGGCGACCAGGGCTCCGACATCGCCCGTATCGCGGCGATCGCCGCCGGCCTGCCGGACACCGTCGCCGGCGTCCAGGAGAACCGCTTCTGTGCCTCCGGCCTCGAAGCGGTCAACATGGCCGCCGCCAAGGTCCGTTCGGGCTGGGAGGACCTGGTTCTGGCGGGTGGCGTGGAGTCGATGTCCCGGGTCCCGATGGCCTCCGACGGCGGCGCCTGGTTCGCCGACCCGATGACCAACTTCGACACCGGCTTCGTCCCGCAGGGCATCGGCGCCGACCTCATCGCCACCATCGAGGGCTACGGGCGGCGCGATGTCGACGAGTTCGCCGCCCTCTCCCAGGAGCGCGCCGCCGCGGCCTGGAAGGACGGCCGCTTCGAGCGCTCCGTCGTGCCGGTCAAGGACCGCAACGGGCTCACGATCCTGGACCACGACGAGCACATGCGGCCCGGCACCACCGCCGACTCGCTGGCCAAGCTGAAGCCGTCCTTCAAGGACGTCGGCGACCTCGGCGGCTTCGACGCGGTCGCGCTGCAGAAGTACCACTGGGTCGAGCAGATCGACCATGTGCACCACGCGGGCAACTCCTCCGGCATCGTGGACGGCGCGGCGCTGGTCGCCATCGGCTCCAAGGAGGTCGGCGAGCGCTACGGCCTCACCCCGCGGGCCCGCATCCTCTCCGCCGCGGTCTCCGGTTCCGAACCGACGATCATGCTGACCGGACCCGCCCCCGCCAGCCGCAAGGCACTGGCCAAGGCCGGGCTGACCATCGACGACATCGACCTGGTCGAGATCAACGAAGCCTTCGCCGCCGTCGTGCTGCGCTTCGTCAAGGACATGGGCCTGAGCCTGGACAAGGTCAATGTCAACGGCGGCGCCATCGCCCTGGGCCACCCCCTCGGCGCCACCGGCGCGATGATCCTCGGCACCCTCGTCGACGAGCTGGAGCGGCAGGACAAGCGCTACGGCCTGGCCACCCTGTGCGTCGGCGGCGGCATGGGTGTCGCCACCGTCATCGAGCGCCTCTGA
- a CDS encoding YciI family protein, with translation MFVLELTYTAPIERVDAALQEHVAWLDEQYAAERFIAAGRKVPRDGGVILAAGVDRATVEQLVAEDPFSIAGVCDYRITEFVATTTAPALEGYREQLPS, from the coding sequence ATGTTCGTACTTGAGCTGACCTACACCGCCCCCATCGAACGCGTCGACGCCGCCCTCCAGGAGCATGTGGCCTGGCTGGACGAGCAGTACGCCGCCGAACGCTTCATCGCCGCGGGCCGCAAGGTGCCGCGTGACGGGGGTGTCATCCTCGCCGCCGGCGTGGACCGCGCGACCGTCGAACAGCTCGTGGCCGAGGACCCGTTCAGCATCGCGGGGGTCTGCGACTACCGGATCACCGAATTCGTCGCGACGACGACCGCCCCGGCACTGGAGGGGTACCGGGAGCAGCTGCCGTCCTGA
- a CDS encoding LLM class F420-dependent oxidoreductase, with protein sequence MELATTLQYAGDPRQAAEEVAALESAGLDAIWVAEAYGFDSPTIMGFLAARTEHARIGSAILNVYSRTPALIAQTAAGLDAISGGRALLGLGASGPQVVEGWHGKPYDRPLGRTRETIELCRRIWRREVIDHHGITDMPLPKEKGGKLGKPLKILTRPVRPGIPVYVAALGPANVRMTAEIADGWLPTLFIPEKAKDVWGTPLAEGAAGRAPELGPLQTVAGGLLAIGEDAAAVRDLARPVIALYVGGMGAKGKNFYHDLAVAYGYEEAAHKIQELYLAGRKREAEAAVPDEFCELMSLCGPEGYVRERIAAFREAGVTMLNVHPVGPEPAKLIETVKNWL encoded by the coding sequence ATGGAACTCGCCACCACGCTCCAGTACGCGGGCGATCCGCGCCAGGCCGCCGAAGAGGTCGCCGCCCTGGAAAGCGCCGGCTTGGACGCCATCTGGGTCGCCGAGGCATACGGCTTCGACTCACCCACGATCATGGGTTTCCTGGCCGCCCGCACCGAGCACGCCAGGATCGGCTCGGCGATCCTCAATGTCTACTCCCGCACCCCCGCCCTGATCGCCCAGACCGCGGCCGGGCTCGACGCGATCTCCGGCGGCCGGGCGCTGCTGGGCCTGGGCGCGTCCGGCCCGCAGGTCGTCGAGGGCTGGCACGGCAAGCCGTACGACAGACCGCTGGGCCGCACCCGCGAGACCATCGAACTCTGCCGCCGTATCTGGCGCCGCGAGGTCATCGATCACCACGGCATCACGGACATGCCGCTGCCCAAGGAAAAGGGCGGCAAGCTCGGCAAGCCGCTGAAGATCCTCACCAGGCCGGTCCGACCCGGGATCCCCGTCTACGTGGCCGCTCTGGGCCCGGCCAACGTCCGGATGACGGCCGAGATCGCGGACGGCTGGCTGCCGACCCTCTTCATCCCGGAGAAGGCCAAGGACGTCTGGGGCACACCGCTCGCCGAGGGCGCCGCCGGGCGCGCTCCGGAGCTCGGCCCGCTGCAGACCGTGGCGGGCGGACTGCTGGCCATAGGGGAGGACGCCGCGGCCGTACGCGATCTCGCCCGCCCCGTCATCGCCCTGTACGTCGGCGGAATGGGGGCCAAGGGGAAGAACTTCTACCACGACCTGGCCGTCGCCTACGGCTACGAAGAAGCCGCGCACAAGATCCAGGAGCTGTACCTCGCCGGGAGGAAACGGGAAGCCGAAGCGGCCGTACCGGACGAATTCTGCGAGCTGATGTCGCTGTGCGGACCGGAGGGCTACGTCCGTGAGCGCATCGCGGCCTTCCGGGAGGCGGGCGTGACGATGCTCAACGTCCATCCCGTCGGACCGGAGCCCGCGAAGCTGATCGAGACCGTCAAGAACTGGCTGTGA
- a CDS encoding 3-hydroxyacyl-CoA dehydrogenase NAD-binding domain-containing protein: MSEPTTIRWEQDETGVVTLVLDDPNQSANTMNQAFKDSIAAIADRAEAEQDSIRGIIYTSAKKTFFAGGDLKEMIQVGPENAQQAFDTGTAIKNSLRRIETLGKPVVAALNGSALGGGYEIALASHHRIALDAPGSKIGLPEVTLGLLPAGGGVTRAVRLMGIADALLKVLLQGTQYNPRRALENGLVHEVATSADDMLAKARAFIDANPESAQPWDKPGYKIPGGTPSNPKFAANLPAFPANLKKQLGGAPYPAPRNILATAVEGSQVDFETALTIEARYFTELVTGQTAKNMIQAFFFDLQAVNSGASRPKDIESRTVRKAAVLGAGMMGAGIAYACARAGIDVVLKDVSGEAARKGKGYSEKLCAKAVAKGRTTQEKADALLARITPTADPQDLAGCDAVIEAVFEDPALKHKVFQEIQGIVEPDALLCSNTSTLPITLLAEGVARPVDFIGLHFFSPVDKMPLVEIIKGERTGNEALARAFDLVRQINKTPIVVNDSRGFFTSRVIAHFINEGVAMVGEGIEPASIEQAAAQAGYPAKVLSLMDELTLTLPRKIRNETKRAVEEAGGTWPGHPSDAVIDRMLDEFDRPGRSGGAGFYEYGEDGKRAGLWPGLREHFRKPGYEIPFRDMQERMLFSEALDSVRCLEEGVLTSVADANIGSILGIGFPGWTGGVLQYINGYQGGPGREELVGLPGFVARARELQAAYGDRFAPSPLLIEKAEKGEKFSD, from the coding sequence GTGAGCGAGCCCACCACCATTCGCTGGGAACAGGACGAGACCGGCGTCGTCACCCTCGTCCTGGACGACCCCAACCAGTCCGCGAACACCATGAACCAGGCGTTCAAGGACTCCATCGCGGCGATCGCCGACCGCGCCGAGGCCGAGCAGGACTCCATCCGCGGCATCATCTACACCTCCGCCAAGAAGACCTTCTTCGCGGGCGGCGACCTGAAGGAGATGATCCAGGTCGGCCCCGAGAACGCCCAGCAGGCATTCGACACGGGCACCGCCATCAAGAACTCCCTGCGCCGCATCGAGACCCTGGGCAAACCGGTCGTCGCGGCCCTCAACGGCTCCGCCCTGGGCGGCGGTTACGAGATCGCCCTCGCCAGCCACCACCGCATCGCACTCGACGCGCCCGGCTCCAAGATCGGCCTGCCCGAGGTCACCCTCGGCCTGCTCCCCGCCGGCGGCGGGGTGACCCGCGCCGTACGCCTCATGGGCATCGCGGACGCGCTGCTCAAGGTGCTGCTCCAGGGCACCCAGTACAACCCGCGGCGCGCCCTGGAGAACGGCCTCGTCCACGAAGTGGCGACGTCCGCCGACGACATGCTGGCCAAGGCCCGCGCCTTCATCGACGCCAACCCGGAGTCCGCACAGCCCTGGGACAAGCCCGGCTACAAGATCCCCGGCGGTACCCCGTCGAACCCGAAGTTCGCCGCCAACCTCCCGGCGTTCCCGGCCAACCTGAAGAAGCAGCTGGGCGGCGCCCCCTACCCGGCGCCGCGCAATATCCTCGCGACCGCCGTCGAGGGCTCACAGGTCGACTTCGAGACCGCGCTGACCATCGAGGCCCGGTACTTCACCGAGCTGGTCACCGGCCAGACCGCGAAGAACATGATCCAGGCATTCTTCTTCGACCTCCAGGCCGTCAACTCCGGCGCCAGCCGCCCCAAGGACATCGAGTCCAGGACCGTACGCAAGGCCGCGGTGCTCGGCGCCGGGATGATGGGCGCGGGCATCGCCTACGCGTGCGCCCGCGCGGGCATCGACGTCGTCCTCAAGGACGTGTCCGGGGAAGCCGCCCGGAAGGGCAAGGGCTACTCCGAGAAACTCTGCGCCAAGGCCGTCGCCAAGGGACGCACGACTCAGGAGAAGGCGGACGCCCTGCTGGCCCGTATCACGCCCACCGCGGACCCGCAGGACCTCGCGGGCTGCGACGCCGTGATCGAGGCGGTCTTCGAGGACCCGGCGCTCAAGCACAAGGTGTTCCAGGAGATCCAGGGCATCGTCGAGCCGGACGCACTGCTGTGCTCCAACACCTCGACACTGCCGATCACCCTGCTCGCCGAGGGCGTGGCGCGGCCGGTGGACTTCATCGGCCTGCACTTCTTCTCCCCCGTCGACAAGATGCCGCTCGTCGAGATCATCAAGGGCGAGCGGACGGGGAACGAGGCGCTCGCCCGCGCCTTCGACCTCGTACGCCAGATCAACAAGACCCCGATCGTCGTCAACGACTCGCGTGGCTTCTTCACCTCGCGTGTCATCGCCCACTTCATCAACGAAGGCGTCGCGATGGTCGGCGAGGGCATCGAGCCCGCGTCCATCGAGCAGGCCGCGGCCCAGGCGGGCTACCCGGCGAAGGTCCTCTCCCTGATGGACGAGCTGACCCTCACCCTGCCGCGCAAGATCCGTAACGAGACGAAGCGGGCCGTCGAAGAGGCGGGCGGCACCTGGCCGGGCCACCCCTCGGACGCCGTCATCGACCGCATGCTGGACGAGTTCGACCGCCCCGGGCGCAGCGGCGGCGCGGGCTTCTACGAGTACGGCGAGGACGGCAAGCGCGCCGGCCTGTGGCCGGGGCTGCGTGAGCACTTCCGGAAGCCCGGGTACGAGATCCCGTTCCGGGACATGCAGGAGCGCATGCTCTTCTCCGAGGCGCTGGACTCCGTCCGCTGCCTGGAGGAGGGCGTGCTCACCTCCGTCGCCGACGCCAACATCGGCTCCATCCTCGGTATCGGCTTCCCTGGCTGGACGGGCGGTGTGCTCCAGTACATCAATGGATACCAGGGCGGGCCGGGGCGGGAGGAACTCGTGGGCCTGCCCGGCTTCGTGGCCCGCGCCCGTGAGCTCCAGGCGGCGTACGGCGACCGGTTCGCGCCGTCGCCGCTGCTGATCGAGAAGGCCGAGAAGGGCGAGAAGTTCAGCGACTGA
- a CDS encoding CaiB/BaiF CoA transferase family protein yields the protein MAESGNGPLSGVRVVELAGIGPGPFAAMLLADLGADVVRVDRPGGAGLSIDPAYDITNRNKRSVLVDLKRPPGVAQVLDLVERADVLVEGYRPGVAERLGVGPEECLARNPRLVYGRMTGWGQQGPLADTAGHDIGYIAITGALGMIGPPDGPPAVPANLVGDYAGGSLYLVIGVLAALLHARGEGGKGQVVDAAIVDGTAHLSSMIHGMLAAGGWQDRRGANLLDGGAPFYGTYETADGGHMAVGALEERFYAEFIRRLGIEDDVPSRDDFAAWGELRTAIAARFKTRTREEWTAVFQESDACVAPVLSLREAPSHPHLAARGTFVDHGGITQPAPAPRFSDTPGVMRRPPARPGADTEEVARDWQTPSLTAEQKDTGR from the coding sequence ATGGCAGAATCAGGGAACGGCCCGCTGAGCGGGGTGCGGGTGGTCGAGCTGGCCGGCATCGGCCCGGGGCCGTTCGCGGCCATGTTGCTGGCCGATCTCGGTGCCGACGTCGTGCGCGTCGACCGCCCCGGAGGCGCGGGGCTGTCCATCGACCCGGCCTATGACATCACCAACCGCAACAAACGCTCGGTGCTGGTCGACCTGAAGCGCCCCCCAGGAGTGGCGCAGGTGCTGGACCTGGTCGAACGCGCCGATGTGCTGGTCGAGGGGTACCGACCGGGCGTCGCCGAGCGGCTCGGCGTCGGCCCCGAGGAGTGCCTGGCGCGCAACCCCCGCCTCGTCTACGGCCGGATGACCGGTTGGGGCCAGCAGGGCCCGCTCGCCGACACCGCCGGACACGACATCGGCTATATCGCCATCACGGGCGCCCTCGGCATGATCGGCCCTCCGGACGGCCCGCCCGCCGTCCCCGCCAACCTCGTCGGCGACTACGCCGGAGGCTCCCTCTACCTCGTCATCGGCGTCCTCGCCGCCCTTCTGCACGCCCGGGGCGAGGGCGGCAAGGGCCAGGTCGTGGATGCCGCGATCGTCGACGGCACGGCCCATCTCAGCTCGATGATCCACGGCATGCTGGCGGCCGGCGGCTGGCAGGACCGGCGCGGCGCGAATCTGCTGGACGGCGGCGCGCCGTTCTACGGGACGTACGAGACCGCCGACGGCGGCCATATGGCCGTCGGTGCGCTTGAGGAGCGGTTCTACGCCGAATTCATCCGCCGGCTGGGCATCGAGGACGACGTCCCCAGCCGCGACGACTTCGCCGCCTGGGGAGAGCTGCGCACCGCCATCGCGGCCCGCTTCAAGACCCGTACCCGCGAGGAGTGGACGGCGGTCTTCCAGGAGTCCGACGCCTGTGTGGCGCCCGTTCTGTCCCTCCGTGAGGCCCCGTCGCATCCGCATCTCGCCGCCCGCGGCACCTTCGTCGACCACGGCGGGATCACCCAGCCCGCACCCGCACCCCGTTTCTCCGACACCCCGGGCGTGATGCGCAGACCGCCCGCCCGGCCCGGCGCGGACACCGAAGAGGTCGCCCGCGACTGGCAGACCCCCAGTCTCACCGCCGAGCAGAAGGACACGGGCCGCTGA
- a CDS encoding endonuclease V, translating into MDTSGTISCDDELRHWPTDEARARAVQDRLRPYVCLDESGPELGFEGTVVGVDVAYDDERDVVAAAAVALDARTLAVIDEATAVGRVAFPYVPGLLAFREIPTVLDALGRLARTPDLVVCDGYGRAHPRRFGLASHLGVLTGLPTIGVAKNPFTFRYEPPGPDRGATSSLVDDSGPALSGAPTDGEEVGRALRTQKGVKPVFVSVGHRIDLDGACAHTLRLAPKYRLPETTRAADSLCRRALAGV; encoded by the coding sequence ATGGACACCTCCGGAACGATCTCCTGCGACGACGAGCTTCGGCACTGGCCGACCGACGAAGCCCGGGCACGCGCCGTCCAGGACCGGCTGCGGCCCTACGTATGCCTTGACGAGTCCGGTCCGGAGCTCGGATTCGAGGGCACCGTGGTGGGCGTGGACGTGGCCTACGACGACGAACGGGACGTCGTCGCCGCGGCGGCCGTCGCCCTGGACGCCCGTACCCTCGCCGTCATCGACGAGGCCACCGCCGTTGGCCGGGTCGCCTTCCCGTACGTCCCGGGGCTGCTCGCCTTCCGTGAGATTCCCACCGTGCTCGACGCGCTCGGCCGCCTCGCCCGCACACCGGATCTCGTGGTCTGTGACGGATACGGACGGGCCCATCCGCGCCGCTTCGGACTCGCCAGCCACCTCGGGGTGCTGACCGGTCTGCCCACGATCGGCGTCGCCAAGAACCCGTTCACCTTCCGGTACGAGCCTCCGGGGCCGGACCGGGGCGCGACCTCCTCGCTGGTGGACGACTCCGGCCCGGCCCTGTCCGGCGCTCCTACGGACGGCGAGGAGGTAGGACGTGCGCTGCGCACCCAAAAGGGCGTCAAACCGGTCTTCGTCTCCGTAGGCCATCGCATCGACCTCGACGGAGCCTGTGCGCATACGCTCCGTCTGGCGCCCAAGTACCGGCTCCCGGAGACGACCCGGGCCGCGGACTCCCTGTGCCGGAGGGCGCTGGCCGGCGTGTGA
- a CDS encoding acyl-CoA dehydrogenase family protein has protein sequence MQRQIFTDDHHAFRETVRTFLTKEVTPHYEQWEKNGIVSRDAWRAAGKQGLLGMAVPEEYGGGGEPDFRYSAVLAEEFTRAGAAGFAVGLHNDIIGPYLTTLGTDEQKHRWLPGFCTGDLITAIAMTEPGAGSDLQGIRTTAEDRGDHWILNGSKTFISNGILADLVIVVARTAPEGGAHGLSLLVVEREMAGFERGRNLDKIGQKSQDTAELFFNDVRVPKENLLGELNGAFVHLMTHLAQERMAIAVAGIAAAEHLLDITTEYVKEREAFGRPLAKKQHIRFEIAEMATECAVTRAFLDRCIADHAAGELDAVHASMAKWWATELQKRVADRCLQLHGGYGYMTEYRVARAFTDGRIQTIYGGTTEIMKEIIGRSLLD, from the coding sequence GTGCAGCGCCAGATCTTCACCGACGATCACCACGCCTTCCGCGAGACGGTACGCACCTTCCTGACCAAGGAAGTGACGCCGCATTACGAGCAGTGGGAGAAGAACGGCATCGTCAGCCGGGACGCCTGGCGAGCGGCCGGCAAGCAGGGGCTGCTGGGCATGGCCGTGCCGGAGGAGTACGGCGGTGGCGGGGAGCCCGACTTCCGCTACAGCGCCGTACTGGCCGAGGAGTTCACCCGGGCGGGCGCCGCCGGATTCGCCGTCGGCCTGCACAACGACATCATCGGCCCGTACCTGACCACGCTCGGCACCGACGAGCAGAAGCACCGCTGGCTGCCCGGTTTCTGCACCGGCGACCTCATCACCGCCATCGCGATGACCGAGCCCGGCGCCGGCTCCGATCTGCAGGGCATCCGCACCACGGCGGAGGACCGCGGCGACCACTGGATCCTCAACGGCTCCAAGACCTTCATCTCCAACGGTATCCTCGCCGACCTCGTCATCGTGGTGGCCAGGACGGCGCCCGAGGGCGGGGCGCACGGCCTGAGCCTGCTGGTCGTCGAGCGGGAGATGGCGGGCTTCGAGCGCGGCCGCAATCTGGACAAGATCGGCCAGAAGTCCCAGGACACCGCCGAGTTGTTCTTCAACGACGTACGGGTCCCCAAGGAGAATCTGCTCGGCGAGCTGAACGGCGCGTTCGTTCACCTGATGACGCATCTCGCACAGGAGCGGATGGCCATCGCCGTCGCTGGTATCGCCGCCGCCGAACATCTCCTGGACATCACCACCGAGTACGTCAAGGAGCGCGAGGCCTTCGGGCGACCGCTGGCCAAAAAGCAGCACATCCGCTTCGAAATAGCCGAGATGGCCACCGAGTGCGCCGTCACCCGCGCCTTCCTCGACCGCTGTATCGCCGACCACGCCGCCGGCGAACTGGACGCGGTGCACGCCTCGATGGCCAAGTGGTGGGCCACCGAACTGCAAAAGCGCGTCGCCGACCGCTGCCTCCAACTCCATGGCGGCTACGGCTATATGACCGAATACCGCGTGGCCAGAGCCTTCACCGACGGCCGCATCCAGACGATCTACGGAGGTACGACCGAAATCATGAAGGAGATCATCGGCCGCTCCCTCCTCGACTGA
- a CDS encoding MFS transporter, translating into MVAAWIGYLLDGFDFVLITLVLTEIADDFHLSTATAASLISGAFITRWLGGALLGAMGDRYGRKAAMIASILLYSLGTFACGFAWGYTSLFVARLVIGMGMAGEYSASVTYVLESWPTRMRNRASGFLISGYAGGTVVAAELYKWVVPNWGWRWMFWIGVLPVLVALWVRRSLPEAGDWAAQIGSRPTVSAGAGTPAGQGAVAVQGAATASAGGPQAERPNPFQPLFTGRLRSWLNTALAAAASAALFCVFTPLGTGQVPWLSAVAALCLIAFAAQLGGRKGWPLYVSLMATVFCAFLYSWPIQALLPTYLKTDLGYTPAQVTDVMFYAGLGTMAGCWLAGFVGDWAGTRRAYAGTLLASLCFVFPVFAVQDSLVGLGVLIFGLLALNQGISGILPKYIAGHFPIATRAASLGFVYNVGALGGAVAPVLGARLAEGMSLGRALAVLTFGLTLVVVILVGGNVPQRLARLVDPDVPDDHLVPAAGGAEAVHRKASPDVA; encoded by the coding sequence ATGGTCGCCGCCTGGATCGGCTATCTCCTCGACGGCTTCGACTTCGTCCTGATCACCCTCGTCCTGACCGAAATCGCCGACGACTTCCACCTGAGCACCGCTACCGCCGCCTCGCTGATCTCCGGCGCCTTCATCACCCGTTGGCTGGGCGGTGCGCTCCTGGGGGCGATGGGCGACCGCTACGGCCGCAAAGCCGCCATGATCGCCAGCATTCTGCTCTACTCGCTCGGCACCTTCGCCTGCGGGTTCGCCTGGGGCTACACCAGTCTGTTCGTCGCCCGCCTGGTGATCGGCATGGGGATGGCGGGGGAGTACAGCGCCAGCGTGACGTATGTGCTGGAGAGCTGGCCCACCCGGATGCGCAACCGGGCGTCCGGGTTCCTCATCTCCGGTTACGCGGGCGGCACCGTCGTCGCGGCCGAGCTCTACAAGTGGGTGGTCCCCAACTGGGGCTGGCGCTGGATGTTCTGGATCGGGGTACTGCCCGTCCTGGTCGCGCTATGGGTGCGCAGATCGCTGCCGGAGGCCGGGGACTGGGCGGCGCAGATCGGCTCCCGGCCGACCGTGTCGGCGGGAGCGGGCACACCGGCGGGACAGGGCGCAGTGGCGGTGCAGGGCGCAGCGACGGCATCGGCCGGCGGCCCGCAGGCGGAACGGCCCAATCCGTTCCAGCCGTTGTTCACCGGCCGCCTCCGCTCCTGGCTCAACACGGCCCTGGCCGCGGCCGCCTCGGCCGCGCTGTTCTGCGTCTTCACGCCCCTCGGCACGGGGCAGGTCCCCTGGCTGTCCGCGGTCGCGGCGCTGTGCCTGATCGCCTTCGCCGCGCAGCTCGGCGGCCGCAAGGGGTGGCCGCTGTACGTGTCCCTGATGGCGACGGTGTTCTGCGCGTTCCTCTACAGCTGGCCCATCCAGGCCCTGCTGCCCACCTACCTCAAGACCGACCTGGGATACACCCCCGCCCAGGTCACCGACGTGATGTTCTACGCGGGCCTCGGCACCATGGCGGGCTGCTGGCTGGCGGGGTTCGTCGGCGACTGGGCCGGCACCCGCCGCGCCTACGCCGGCACTCTGCTGGCGTCCCTCTGCTTCGTCTTTCCGGTCTTCGCGGTCCAGGACAGCCTGGTCGGACTCGGGGTGCTGATCTTCGGGCTGCTCGCGCTCAACCAGGGCATCTCCGGCATCCTGCCGAAATACATTGCCGGCCACTTCCCGATCGCGACCCGAGCGGCGTCGTTGGGCTTCGTCTACAACGTGGGGGCGCTGGGCGGGGCGGTGGCCCCGGTCCTCGGGGCGCGGCTGGCCGAGGGCATGTCCCTGGGGCGGGCGCTGGCGGTGCTCACCTTCGGGCTGACGCTCGTCGTCGTCATCCTGGTGGGCGGCAATGTGCCGCAGCGACTGGCCCGGCTCGTGGACCCCGATGTGCCCGACGACCACTTGGTGCCGGCGGCAGGGGGAGCGGAGGCCGTGCACAGGAAGGCGTCTCCGGACGTTGCGTAG